A part of Myxococcus landrumus genomic DNA contains:
- a CDS encoding LysR family transcriptional regulator, whose product MRQVELRHLRYFVAVAEAGSMMAGARAIGIVQPALSRQIRELEEVVGTPLLVRRSTGITLTAAGASFLRDATRLLKELQDSRERALRSAAGQLGELRLGVLPNYFPLPVVSNVLKVFRTTCPDVMLSISPMLSADQAAAITRAELDGGIMAWRKDVAPHLSGVRLLRDRFVLAVLSTPGQRFRAPRRLAELTGAPFIWFDPLRSAAHHRFLLEQCRRVGFTPHIAQVGSDIPTLIGLVAAGMGYAFVPESTAPTCPRTVRMVALDELADRFDVEFVYDGKTDAPVVRQFLTALRATTQSLGQK is encoded by the coding sequence ATGCGGCAGGTCGAGCTGCGTCATCTGCGCTACTTCGTCGCGGTCGCGGAGGCGGGCAGCATGATGGCGGGCGCCCGGGCCATCGGGATTGTGCAGCCCGCGCTGTCCCGGCAGATCCGCGAGCTGGAGGAGGTGGTCGGCACCCCGCTCCTCGTCCGCCGCTCGACGGGCATCACTCTCACGGCGGCCGGGGCGAGCTTCCTGCGCGACGCGACCCGCCTGCTCAAGGAGCTTCAGGACAGCCGTGAGCGTGCGCTGCGCAGCGCGGCGGGCCAGCTCGGGGAGCTGCGGCTCGGCGTGCTGCCGAACTACTTCCCGCTGCCCGTCGTATCGAACGTCCTCAAGGTGTTCCGGACGACCTGCCCGGACGTCATGCTGTCCATCTCCCCCATGCTGTCGGCCGACCAGGCGGCGGCCATCACGCGCGCGGAGCTCGACGGCGGCATCATGGCGTGGCGGAAGGACGTAGCGCCGCATCTGTCGGGCGTTCGGCTGCTGCGCGACCGGTTCGTGCTCGCGGTGCTGTCCACGCCAGGCCAGCGCTTCCGCGCCCCTCGTCGGCTGGCCGAGCTCACGGGCGCACCTTTCATCTGGTTCGACCCGCTCCGGTCCGCCGCGCATCACCGGTTCCTGCTGGAGCAGTGCCGACGGGTCGGCTTCACGCCGCACATCGCCCAGGTCGGCAGCGACATCCCGACGCTCATCGGACTCGTCGCAGCGGGGATGGGCTACGCGTTCGTCCCGGAGAGCACGGCCCCCACGTGTCCTCGCACCGTGCGGATGGTCGCGCTCGATGAACTCGCGGACCGCTTCGACGTGGAGTTTGTCTACGACGGGAAGACAGACGCCCCCGTCGTCCGGCAATTCCTCACGGCACTGCGTGCGACCACGCAAAGCCTGGGACAAAAATAA